The Mangifera indica cultivar Alphonso chromosome 8, CATAS_Mindica_2.1, whole genome shotgun sequence genome has a window encoding:
- the LOC123222948 gene encoding uncharacterized protein LOC123222948 → MSQGYSIELYFDPALENQVLKAWNVLARRQISTQLIEIESRPHITLFSSTSVEPTRLESIIKIFASKQEPLHLSLSTIGSFCNDKNVLFLSPTPSVSLLQLQSQLCEAIRKEGIDLGDEYRAENWIPYCSVAQEVPKTRMAEAFCVLRELKLPVSGYAMDIGLVEYFPVRELFSFGLGNTVEA, encoded by the coding sequence ATGTCACAAGGTTattcaattgaactttattttgATCCCGCTTTGGAAAATCAAGTGTTGAAAGCATGGAACGTGTTGGCTCGCCGCCAAATCAGTACTCAACTCATTGAAATCGAGTCACGTCCTCATATAACTCTGTTTTCGAGCACCAGTGTAGAGCCTACAAGACTTGAGTCCATTATAAAAATCTTTGCATCAAAGCAAGAACCCTTGCATTTGTCTCTATCAACAATTGGGAGTTTTTGCAATGACAAAAATGTCTTGTTTCTTTCACCAACGCCTTCAGTTTCGCTACTTCAGTTGCAATCTCAGTTATGTGAAGCTATCAGGAAAGAAGGGATTGATTTAGGAGATGAGTATCGAGCTGAGAATTGGATTCCTTATTGTTCTGTTGCTCAAGAAGTTCCAAAGACAAGAATGGCGGAGGCCTTTTGTGTTTTGAGAGAGTTGAAGTTACCGGTTTCTGGATATGCAATGGATATTGGGTTGGTGGAGTATTTCCCTGTTCGTGAATTGTTCTCTTTTGGACTTGGTAACACTGTAgaagcataa